The region TCCTGGTGACCCGCCACCCGCCACCACTGCCCCAGCGGCAGTCGGGGCTGCTCGCCGAGCACGGTCCGACGGATCTCCGGCTCTCGCCCGACCAGGTGGCGTGCGTACTCGCCGCCGACCACGGCCTGACCGACGCGGCGCTCGCGATCCGCATCCACGCCGCGACCGGTGGTTGGCCGGCGCTGGTCACCCTGGCCGCCCGAGCGGCGGCCGCCGCCGGCACGGACTGGGACGACCCGGCTGAGCCGGGGTCGCCCCTGGAGTCCTATCTGGTACGGGAGGTGTTCGCGGAGCTGCCGCCCGAAGTCCACCGACTGCTGCGGGACGCGGCGCACCTCGACCCGATCCACCCCGATCTGACCGGCTTCCTCGGGCACCGACACGGGGTTCACCGGCTCGACCAACTGGCCCGCACCGGCATTGTCGTCCCGGTGACAGCGGGCGGGCAGGCGTACCGGATGGTGCCGGTCGTCGCCAGCGTCGCCCGCCGCCATCTGTCCCTGGACCCGGCGGCGACGGAACACCTGCACGCGCGCGCCGCAGCGTGGTACGCCGAGCACGGGCACCTCGTCCCGGCCCTTCGGTCGTACCGAAAATCTGGTGTCGCCGAGGCGGCGGCGCTGGTCCTCGCCGGCCACGGCGCGGAGCTGATCGCGTCGGGCGGCGCGGAGGCCGTCGTCGACGCCTACCAGGCCCTGCCCGAGGACGCCCGGTCCGACGGGCTGCGGCTGCTCTACGGGGAGGCGCTACAGATGCGTGGCGACTTCGACGCCGCGCTCGCCGTGTACGCCGCGTTGGACGACCGGCAGAAGGCCCTCCCGGCCGGGCTCGCCTGGCGGTACGGCCTCGTGCACTACCTGCGCGGTGAACCGCAGGCCGCGCTTGAGGTCTTCCAGCGCGCTGCGCTCGACCCCCACCCGTCCACCGACAACGCCCGGCTGCTCGCCTGGACCGCCTCGGCGCAGTGGACGACCGGGAACGCCGAGGCGTGCCGGCACAACGCCGAACACGCCCTGGCCGCAGCGACAGCCGTGGGCGGCGACGCCGCACTCGCCGCCGCGCACACCGCGCTCGCCCTCGACGCCAAACTGCGCGGTGATCGGCCGGCGGCCGACGAGCACCACGAGAAGGCGCTGCGGGCCGCCGAGGCGGCGCGCGACACCATCCAGGTGACCCGAATCCGCGCCAACCGCGCGTCCGCCCTGGTCGGCGAGGGCCAGTACCTCGAAGCGCTGACCGAGGTCCGGCCCGCGGTGGAGGTGGCCCAGACCAACGGGCACGCCGCGATGCTCGCGTTGGCGCTCTGCAACGAGGGCTCGGCCTACTTCCACCTCGGTCAGCTCGCCGAGGCCATCGAGTGTTACGAACGCGCGGTGCCGCTCCTGCAGCGCATGGGCTCCCGCAAGGTGGCGTACCCCCTGGTGGAAATCGGGGACGTGCACGCGCTGCGGGGCCGGACCACCCTGGCTCGCGCGGCGTACGAGGAGGCGCTGCGCGCCAGCGAACCCGTCAACGACCATCAGATCCAGGTACCGGCGCTCGCCGGACTGGCCCGGGTGCTGGCCGCCGAGGACGGCGCCACGGCGTTCGCCCTGGCACAACGCGCCGTCGAACTGGAACGCGGTCCGGATTCGGCGACCGCCCGACTCGCGCTCGGCTGGGTGGCGCTGGAGATGGGTGACCACGAGCGGGCCGCCGAGGTGGCGCTGATGGCGTCCAGCGCCGCCCGGCTGCACCGTGACCGCGCGGCGCTCGCCGAGGCGTTGGAGCTTCGCGGGGCTGCCGCCGTCGACGCCGACGACACCCGCCAGGCCTGGCGGGAGGCGGCCGCGACCCTGCGCGACATCAAGTCCGCCGTGGCCGCGGACCGACTCGCGGTGCTGCTCAGCCGGCTGCCCGGGGCGGATCCTCAGGAGCGGGTCAACGCCCAGCTCGCCGCCGAGCGGCTGACCGGTGCCGGCGTACCGCCGCCGACGCTCAGCCGGCAGGGCACGTGCCGGGTCGCCCAGGTCACCGTCCGCACCCTCGGACGCTTCGAGGTGTACGTGGACGGCTCGCAGGTGCTGGCCACCGCGTGGCAGTCCCGCAAGGCACGAGACCTGCTCCGGATCCTCGCCTCCCGACGCGGTCGCGCGGTGCCCCGGGAGCAGCTCGGCGAGATGCTCTGGCCCGCCCAGGCCCCGGAGCGGGTCAGCCACCGGCTGTCCGTGGCGCTGTCCACCCTCCGCGGCGTCCTCGATCCGGAGCGCCGTACGACGACGGACCACTTCATCATCGCCGCGCACCCCAGTCTGGCGCTCGACGTCGACCACGTTGAGCTGGATGTCGAGGAGTTCCTCACCGAAGCCGCACACGGCTTGCGGCTGGCAGAGCAGGGCGAGATCGACGACGCGCGGGCCACGCTCCTCCTCGCCGAGCAGCGTTATCGGGGCGACTTCCTGGAGGACGAGCCGTACGACGACTGGTCCCGTCCGACCCGCGAGGAGGCACGTCGGGTGTACCTGCGTGTCGTACGCAAGCTGGCCTCGCTGGCGCACAGCGTCGACGAGACCGTCCGCCACCTCGGCCGCGCTCTCGAACTGGAGCCCTACGACGAGGGTGTGCACGGCGAGTTCGTCCGGACGTTGACGGCTGCGGGCCGGCACGGCGAGGCCGCCCAGGCGTACCGGCGCTACGTGGAGGCGATGTCCTCGATCGGCGTACCGGCCCAGGCGCGAGGCGAGCTGTGCGGTGCCGCGCCCGCCGACCCGACCTCGGCGACCACCGTGCCGTCGGTTGTGCTCTGACCTTCGGGCACGCCAGGGATGGTGGCTACTCTGCCGGGACGCCGGCCGGCGTCCACAGCCGGTGCGCGGCACTCGTGCCGGGGAAGAGCAGATCGATGAAGCGCTCCGCGGTCGGCTGCGGCTCGTGGTTGGCCAGTCCTGGGCGCTCGTTCGCCTCGATGAACACGTGCTCCGGCTGATCGCAGGAGCGGACGAGGAGATCCAGGCCGGTGACCGGGATCCCCAGAGCCCGGCTGGCGGTGACACATGCCGCGGCGATCCCCGGATGCAGCCGAGACGTGACGTCGTGGATGGTGCCACCGGTGTGCAGGTTCGCGGTCCGACGCACGGCGAGTACCGCGCCCTCGGGCAACACGTCGTCCATCGCGAACCCGGCCTCCCGGACGGTCTCCCGGGTGAGGTCGTCCGTCGGGATCCGCGACTCGCCTCCGGTGGCGGCGGCCCGCCGCTGACTCTGCCGCTCGATCAACTCGGTGATCGAGCGCCGTCCGTCGCCAAGGACCGACGCCGGCCGACGAATCGCGGCCGCGACAACCTCGTGGTCGATGAGGAGTACCCGGAGGTCCTCCCCGCGGCACATCTCCTCGATCAACACATCGGCGCAGTACCGGCGGGCCAGCGCGACCGCCGTCGCCAACGAATCGGGCGCGCTCACCCCCACGGTGATCCCGGCGCCCTGCTCGCCCCGGGCCGGTTTGACCACCACCGAGCCGACCGACGACATGAAGGCGGCGTCATCGTCGTCACCCGTCGCGGTGCGGCCGCGGGGAACCGTCAGGCCGGCGTCCTCGAACACCCGCCGGGTGACCCGCTTGTCGTCGCAGCGGCTCATCGCGATGGCGGAGGTCAGTTCCGACAGCGACTCACGGGTCAGGACGGTACGCCCGCCGTTGGACAGCCGAAGCTCGGCCCAGGCGGGATCGGTGACCTCCACCCGGATGCCACGGCGCATGGCCTCGTCCGCGATGATCCTGGCGTACGGGTTCAGTTCGTCGTAGCCGTCCGGCATCTTGGGCAGGAAGAGGCGCTGGTTGATGGGGTTCTTGCGCTTCACGCACAGGGTGGGTGTGCGCTCGAATCCGAGCCGTTCGTACAGCCGGATCGCGCCCTCGTTCTCGGCCAGCACCGACAGGTCCACGAAGCGCCGGCCGCGTTCGGCGAGCCGGGCGGCCAATTCCAGCAGCAGGGTCTTCCCGGTCCCCGGTGGCGCGTTGTTCGGGTCGACCGTGAGACACCACAGGCTGGAGCCGCTCTCCGGGTCGTCGAACACCGCGACGTGGTCGACGCCGGTGATCGTGCCGACGATCTCACCGGTTCGAGACTCGGCGACCAGGTGGAGGAAGTGTTTCGTCGCGCTGTTCGCGACGAGAACGTCCACCGGTGCGGTCAGCATCCCGTTGCGGGCATAGATGCGGTTGACCGCGTGACCGTCGGCGTCGTCCCGCAGTTCCCGGATACGTAGCCCCGCTGCGGCGTCGGCATCCTGCTGAACGTTGGCCAGGTCCAGCCGGTAGGTCAGCGAGGGGTCGATGAACAGCTCGTCCGGCAGCCGGGACACCAGCACGTGCGGGTCCCGCAGATAGATGCAGATGTCCCGGGACCCGGCCGCTTCGGAGCGCAGCACGTCCGCGACGTCGGACGGGTGGGCGAAGGTCTGACCGAACACCAACCGGCCCCATCCGCAGTCGAGCACCACGTCCGTGCCATCACCCGGCGGGTCGTCGAAAGGGCCGGGCAGGACCGGGTCGCCTCCGGCACCGACCCGCTCGCGTCGCCCGGGTGGCGTCCTCGGATCGGAGACCTTCGTGCCGTCAGTCGATTCCATGACTCTGTAACCACATCTCCAGAAGTCCGAGCTGCCAGAGCTTGTTGCCGTGCAGCGGGGTGAGCTCGGCGTTCGGATTCGTCAGCAACGTCTCGACGTAATCGGCGCGGAACAGGTTCCGCCGTTGGGCCTCGGGCGCGTACAACGCGTCGCGTACGCGGTCCAACAGCTTTCCCTCAAGGTGGGTCAGCCCCGGCACGGGGAAGTAGCCCTTGGGCCGGTCGATCACCTCCCTGGGAAGCACCCGTCGGCCGATCTCCTTGAGTACGCCCTTGCCGCCCTGGGCGAGCTTCAGCGCCGGCGGGCAGGTCGCGGCCAACTCGACGAACTCATGGTCGAGGAAGGGCACCCGGGCCTCCAGGCCGTGCGCCATCGTCATGTTGTCGACCCGTTTCACCGGGTCGTCGACGAGCATCACGGTCGTGTCGATCCGCAGTCCGGCGTCCACCGCCGTCTCCGCGCCGGCCCGACCCAGGTGCGCCGCCACGAACTCCCGGACCGGGTCCCCGGCGGGCAGGTACTCAGGATTCAGCACCTCCGCCAGCCCGGCGGCGTCCCGGTCGAAGAACGCCTCCGCGTAGGTGCCCAGTTCCCGCCCACGGTCCACCTGGGCCAGCGGCGGATACCAGTGATAGCCGCCGAGGATCTCGTCCGCGCCCTGACCGGACTGCACGACCTTGACGTGCCGCGCCACGACCTCACTCAACAGGTAGAACGCCACGCAGTCGTGACTGACCATGGGTTCGGACATGGCGGCGACGGCGGCTTCCAGCGGAGCCACCAGATCCGCGGCGGCCACTTCGACCCGATGGTGGTCCGTGCCGAAGGTGCCGGCGACCATGTCGGAGTAGACGAACTCGTTGCCGGCGCGGCCACCGACCGCATCGAAACCAATGGAGTACGTCGACAGCCCGCGCTGCCCCTCGTCGGCGAGCAGGGCCACCACCAGGCTGGAGTCCAGCCCGCCGGAGAGCAGGACGCCGACCGGAACGTCCGCCACCATTCGGCGCCGGACCGCGACGGTGAGCGACTCCAGCAGCGCGTCCTGCCAGTCCCGCTCCGACCAGTCGGCCCGGCCAGGATCCCGGGTGAACGACGGCTCCCAGTAGACGCGGTCGCGGACCCGCCCGTCCGGCTCGTAGGTGCGTACGGTGGCCGGCGGGAGCTTGCTCACCCCGCGCAGGATGGTGCGTGGCGCGGGCACGATGCTGTGCAGGCTCAGGAAGTGGCTGAGCGCGACGGGGTCGATGGAGGTGTCCACGCCACCGCCGGCCAGCAGTGCCGGGAGTGTGCTGGCGAACCGCACCACGCCCGGGCTTTCGGCCAGGTAGAGCGGTTTGATCCCCAGCCGGTCGCGGGCCAGCACCAGCCGACCGGTGTCCCGCTCGGTGATGGCAACGGCGAACATACCGATCAGATGGTCGACGAAGTCGGTGCCCCACTCGGCGTACGCCTTGACGACGACCTCGGTGTCCCCGGCGGAGAAGAACCGGTGACCCCGCGCCTCCAGTTCCGCTCTCAGTGCGCGGTAGTTGTAGATGCACCCGTTGAACACGCCTGCCAAGCCGGCGGCCGGGTCCACGAGAGGCTGACCGCTGGCAGCGGACAGGTCGATGATTTCCAGCCGGCGGTGGGCGAGTGCGGTGCACCCGTGCGACCACGACCCGGCATCGTCGGGGCCACGAACGCTCATCGCCGCCGCCATGCGTTCGACGGTGGCGACGTCGGCGCGGGCGCCGTCGCGGCGAAGCTCTCCGCTCAGTCCACACATGTGAAGCGGTCCTCCCGAACCCGCCCGCCGGGGGTTCCCGGCCCGCCGCTCTCGCTGCTGCCTCTGAGCGTCCGCATCCGCCAACCCCCGAGAACG is a window of Micromonospora sp. WMMD961 DNA encoding:
- a CDS encoding tetratricopeptide repeat protein, which codes for MSAPTDREWSRRWTVVVAAAGYGKTFAVRRWLGDRPVRWCDGPEVAALATAGPEWLTALGTRSVIDLPADEPSWLILDDVPRLSRRRLQALLDTLEQLPPQLRVVLVTRHPPPLPQRQSGLLAEHGPTDLRLSPDQVACVLAADHGLTDAALAIRIHAATGGWPALVTLAARAAAAAGTDWDDPAEPGSPLESYLVREVFAELPPEVHRLLRDAAHLDPIHPDLTGFLGHRHGVHRLDQLARTGIVVPVTAGGQAYRMVPVVASVARRHLSLDPAATEHLHARAAAWYAEHGHLVPALRSYRKSGVAEAAALVLAGHGAELIASGGAEAVVDAYQALPEDARSDGLRLLYGEALQMRGDFDAALAVYAALDDRQKALPAGLAWRYGLVHYLRGEPQAALEVFQRAALDPHPSTDNARLLAWTASAQWTTGNAEACRHNAEHALAAATAVGGDAALAAAHTALALDAKLRGDRPAADEHHEKALRAAEAARDTIQVTRIRANRASALVGEGQYLEALTEVRPAVEVAQTNGHAAMLALALCNEGSAYFHLGQLAEAIECYERAVPLLQRMGSRKVAYPLVEIGDVHALRGRTTLARAAYEEALRASEPVNDHQIQVPALAGLARVLAAEDGATAFALAQRAVELERGPDSATARLALGWVALEMGDHERAAEVALMASSAARLHRDRAALAEALELRGAAAVDADDTRQAWREAAATLRDIKSAVAADRLAVLLSRLPGADPQERVNAQLAAERLTGAGVPPPTLSRQGTCRVAQVTVRTLGRFEVYVDGSQVLATAWQSRKARDLLRILASRRGRAVPREQLGEMLWPAQAPERVSHRLSVALSTLRGVLDPERRTTTDHFIIAAHPSLALDVDHVELDVEEFLTEAAHGLRLAEQGEIDDARATLLLAEQRYRGDFLEDEPYDDWSRPTREEARRVYLRVVRKLASLAHSVDETVRHLGRALELEPYDEGVHGEFVRTLTAAGRHGEAAQAYRRYVEAMSSIGVPAQARGELCGAAPADPTSATTVPSVVL
- the ngg gene encoding N-acetylglutaminylglutamine synthetase — protein: MESTDGTKVSDPRTPPGRRERVGAGGDPVLPGPFDDPPGDGTDVVLDCGWGRLVFGQTFAHPSDVADVLRSEAAGSRDICIYLRDPHVLVSRLPDELFIDPSLTYRLDLANVQQDADAAAGLRIRELRDDADGHAVNRIYARNGMLTAPVDVLVANSATKHFLHLVAESRTGEIVGTITGVDHVAVFDDPESGSSLWCLTVDPNNAPPGTGKTLLLELAARLAERGRRFVDLSVLAENEGAIRLYERLGFERTPTLCVKRKNPINQRLFLPKMPDGYDELNPYARIIADEAMRRGIRVEVTDPAWAELRLSNGGRTVLTRESLSELTSAIAMSRCDDKRVTRRVFEDAGLTVPRGRTATGDDDDAAFMSSVGSVVVKPARGEQGAGITVGVSAPDSLATAVALARRYCADVLIEEMCRGEDLRVLLIDHEVVAAAIRRPASVLGDGRRSITELIERQSQRRAAATGGESRIPTDDLTRETVREAGFAMDDVLPEGAVLAVRRTANLHTGGTIHDVTSRLHPGIAAACVTASRALGIPVTGLDLLVRSCDQPEHVFIEANERPGLANHEPQPTAERFIDLLFPGTSAAHRLWTPAGVPAE
- a CDS encoding N-acetylglutaminylglutamine amidotransferase is translated as MCGLSGELRRDGARADVATVERMAAAMSVRGPDDAGSWSHGCTALAHRRLEIIDLSAASGQPLVDPAAGLAGVFNGCIYNYRALRAELEARGHRFFSAGDTEVVVKAYAEWGTDFVDHLIGMFAVAITERDTGRLVLARDRLGIKPLYLAESPGVVRFASTLPALLAGGGVDTSIDPVALSHFLSLHSIVPAPRTILRGVSKLPPATVRTYEPDGRVRDRVYWEPSFTRDPGRADWSERDWQDALLESLTVAVRRRMVADVPVGVLLSGGLDSSLVVALLADEGQRGLSTYSIGFDAVGGRAGNEFVYSDMVAGTFGTDHHRVEVAAADLVAPLEAAVAAMSEPMVSHDCVAFYLLSEVVARHVKVVQSGQGADEILGGYHWYPPLAQVDRGRELGTYAEAFFDRDAAGLAEVLNPEYLPAGDPVREFVAAHLGRAGAETAVDAGLRIDTTVMLVDDPVKRVDNMTMAHGLEARVPFLDHEFVELAATCPPALKLAQGGKGVLKEIGRRVLPREVIDRPKGYFPVPGLTHLEGKLLDRVRDALYAPEAQRRNLFRADYVETLLTNPNAELTPLHGNKLWQLGLLEMWLQSHGID